In one window of Paraflavitalea soli DNA:
- a CDS encoding non-ribosomal peptide synthetase, producing MIESRANQYWLRKLSFDQPTASIPVEYDAGNGSSTGVYSFTFTQEQNQLLQAFAGGLVLKWQIIFTAATALLLHRYTGLPLIRMATPVDQSDDPATQGILIPLELDIANAASFRHLLQTTRDLLVEGLFHQQYDAAVLQEKMNSNGQHPLYEVVTVFTNIQGRVEELFPGNNLLLSFTYEPTGCTGQLLYNQHDYSELYISDIVNNLLNYLVAVLQHPDEPLDSVLSATPVTWPDTIGAVEALFTEQFQAVVKANPEKIAVVKGTHAMTYETIDQRSGQLARYLLQHTSGAKARIAICMHNSVETVLSILGILKAGFTFVPIDSSLPAERIAFILQDSAPEIMLTSGVLNNHAFPAGLKVTDLADLSLLDEYETGRPGIGISPTDACYIMYTSGTSGAPKGVIVTHASLMNYLRWAAAQYTGNGQQLSSFAFFTSISFDLTITSILVPLIAAGSVNSYTGQEPADMLATILADNKTGVLKLTPSHLRLLAAVLKERTDIQPQHSLIHTFIVGGETLHTALAQEIAGYFPQAAIYNEYGPTEATVGCMIHRYSPEDDRYAAVPIGKPISNTHLFLLDEKGKTVPDGATGELYVGGACLSQGYLNNEELTALKFVCPVKGSSATYYRTGDLAKKLPGGLYSYIGRKDTQVKINGYRIEPGEIENYARKHPAISDTTVICKMDNAQSPLIILYYVADQALPEAVITGFLAGFLPAYMMPHQLIAVPAIPLNANGKADTRLLPGAPASKQAIDLPVTDTEKKLHAIWKKHLTTEQFGINDNFYTLGGDSIKSLGLMNEINKAFGINLQIRDLYVLKTIRNLADHLTQRYGPALAQTMTTTATPKETEKDLIADEISRLKQEILDNM from the coding sequence ATGATAGAATCAAGAGCAAATCAATACTGGCTCCGCAAGCTGAGCTTCGATCAACCCACCGCTTCCATTCCTGTTGAGTATGATGCCGGCAACGGATCATCCACCGGCGTGTATTCGTTTACCTTTACCCAGGAACAAAACCAGCTGCTGCAAGCATTCGCCGGCGGTCTGGTATTGAAATGGCAGATCATATTTACGGCAGCTACCGCCTTGTTGCTGCACAGGTATACCGGCCTGCCCCTGATCAGGATGGCCACACCGGTTGATCAAAGCGATGATCCTGCTACACAGGGTATCCTCATTCCATTGGAACTGGATATAGCCAATGCTGCCAGCTTTCGCCACTTGCTTCAAACCACCAGGGACTTGCTGGTAGAAGGATTGTTTCACCAACAATATGATGCGGCTGTATTGCAGGAAAAGATGAATAGCAACGGCCAGCATCCACTGTATGAGGTGGTTACCGTATTTACCAATATACAGGGCAGGGTAGAAGAGTTGTTTCCCGGCAATAACCTGCTGCTGAGTTTTACCTATGAACCTACCGGTTGTACCGGCCAACTGCTCTACAACCAACATGATTACAGTGAACTTTATATCAGCGATATCGTCAACAACTTATTGAATTACCTGGTGGCTGTATTGCAGCATCCCGATGAGCCGCTGGATTCCGTGCTATCTGCCACGCCGGTGACCTGGCCTGATACAATAGGCGCGGTGGAGGCTTTATTCACTGAACAATTTCAAGCAGTCGTAAAAGCCAACCCGGAGAAGATAGCAGTAGTAAAGGGCACGCACGCCATGACCTATGAGACGATCGATCAGCGTTCCGGCCAACTGGCCCGTTACCTGTTGCAGCATACAAGCGGGGCGAAGGCACGCATAGCTATATGCATGCATAATTCTGTAGAGACCGTGCTGAGTATCCTGGGCATTCTCAAAGCCGGATTTACTTTTGTACCCATTGATAGTTCCCTCCCGGCAGAAAGAATAGCTTTTATCCTGCAGGACAGTGCGCCGGAGATCATGCTTACCAGCGGAGTGCTTAACAATCATGCATTTCCTGCCGGGCTGAAGGTGACAGACCTGGCCGACCTTTCTTTGCTGGATGAATATGAAACAGGCCGTCCGGGCATTGGCATTTCCCCGACCGACGCCTGTTATATCATGTACACCTCCGGCACCAGTGGTGCGCCCAAAGGAGTGATCGTTACCCACGCTTCCCTCATGAATTATCTTCGTTGGGCGGCAGCACAATATACCGGCAACGGTCAGCAGCTGTCCTCCTTTGCTTTCTTTACCTCTATCTCATTCGACCTTACCATTACTTCTATATTGGTACCCCTCATCGCAGCAGGGTCTGTAAATAGCTATACCGGTCAGGAGCCTGCCGATATGCTGGCAACCATCCTGGCAGACAACAAAACGGGAGTATTGAAACTAACCCCTTCGCATTTGCGCTTACTGGCAGCTGTGCTAAAAGAGCGGACAGATATACAACCACAACATTCCCTCATACATACATTCATTGTAGGAGGAGAAACATTGCACACCGCATTGGCGCAGGAGATCGCCGGTTATTTCCCACAGGCTGCTATCTATAATGAATATGGTCCTACAGAAGCGACGGTGGGCTGCATGATCCACCGGTACAGCCCCGAGGATGATCGGTATGCTGCCGTGCCCATTGGCAAGCCCATCAGCAACACCCATTTGTTCCTGCTCGATGAAAAGGGAAAGACTGTGCCCGATGGAGCTACTGGTGAACTATACGTTGGCGGCGCCTGCCTGAGCCAGGGCTATCTTAACAACGAGGAATTAACAGCTCTGAAATTTGTTTGCCCTGTAAAGGGATCATCCGCTACTTACTACCGTACCGGCGACCTGGCCAAAAAACTGCCCGGCGGCCTGTACTCTTATATCGGCCGAAAGGATACCCAGGTAAAAATAAATGGTTACCGCATTGAGCCCGGCGAGATAGAGAACTATGCACGTAAACATCCCGCCATCAGCGATACCACTGTCATTTGTAAAATGGATAATGCACAATCACCCCTCATCATATTGTATTATGTGGCCGATCAGGCATTACCCGAAGCAGTCATCACCGGATTCCTTGCCGGTTTCCTGCCCGCGTACATGATGCCCCACCAACTGATAGCCGTACCTGCCATACCCCTCAATGCCAATGGCAAAGCCGATACCAGGCTGCTGCCCGGTGCACCTGCCAGCAAGCAGGCCATCGACCTGCCAGTGACGGATACGGAGAAAAAGTTACACGCTATCTGGAAAAAACACCTGACCACTGAGCAGTTCGGCATTAACGATAACTTTTATACACTGGGTGGCGACTCCATCAAATCACTGGGATTGATGAATGAGATCAATAAGGCCTTTGGCATCAACCTCCAGATAAGGGATCTCTATGTATTAAAGACCATCAGGAACCTGGCCGATCACCTGACCCAACGATATGGCCCGGCGCTGGCACAGACAATGACAACAACAGCAACACCCAAAGAAACCGAAAAGGACCTCATTGCCGACGAGATCAGCCGGCTTAAGCAGGAGATACTGGATAACATGTAA
- a CDS encoding non-ribosomal peptide synthetase — translation MPGLNKANIEDIFPMSAIQQGMVFHAAKDDSSSTYHDQSLFVFTDTGFDFGLFRKTVCLMIDKHPMLRTVFNLADYKEPVQIVLKQIGPDISYQYPAGLDSKEARQEFIAAAMAADRANPFDLETGMPLWRMKIVQTSPAEVCLLWLFHHAIFDGWSTSCFITELHQVYHTLKAAPGFVPAPLRSSYKIYVMEQLAFRRSEEHREFWKKELAGYKRYALKNKIDEADLQGFVLYAEDLDTALLHQLREQSRQQNIPVKIICLAAYLYTLKLLSYENELLIGVMSNNRPVCDDAEKILGCFLNSIPFRVTLAAPATWLQVMQQVDRQRNILSAYEQLSFFEIVKLFSKDTTDQNPFFDVTFDFVDFNRYQDFRHQITDEYEYLSDLSFEKTNALLDLMISTTLDRFQVFISYATPLLTPERIAQIAAWFRRILEKMAYDPQGAIRHEDLYDTTAVQQLTGASNNDHTGMPAPDFVALFEQQVQASPMKTAIADDQLALSYTDLNRYANKIAHALLSRHARREDLVILYFNRGSFLLASMIGVLKAGAAFVAIDTETPAERLKYMVANSHASIILSEETLAPRLRDMMDNGYQEIIVVADGKALSTQLSQQPEHNPGISLLGDQTAYVIYTSGSTGTPKGVVLHHAGLSNHLTAVVDFLALTANDVMAQTASCNFDVSIMQFLLCLTVGGKTVVFNKQLQLQPALFVTRLAAEKITLAELVPSHIDAILNASEGGLANWHSLKYLLSTGEVLTERTVRKWYQAMPYIPLVNAYGPAEASDDVTLYIVQPGDQDPLPVGKPLPNIQVYIIDQNHQLSPPGITGEIAIAGTAVGKGYWNEPALTQASFINNPFSRLQEGNNGGAILYKTGDLGYWTEAGELVVKGRVGNMVKIRGNRIELSEIEKQLEQVPGILQAVVADRLVNEDTVLCAYYTTDRRIGADDIRNKLLAFLPGYMLPSYYIELKTLPLLPSGKIDRATLPPPAYISDETPETAEAFTDMEEVILKVWKEVLNQPGTINLKDNFFDIGGHSLSMIMVNNKLNKALSRSVPVVQLFRYPTIRSLAQYLAKEAAPAIPQDNMKDAVQLMDDAIAFFSQE, via the coding sequence ATGCCTGGTTTAAACAAAGCCAATATTGAAGACATCTTCCCCATGTCGGCCATCCAACAGGGCATGGTGTTCCATGCGGCCAAAGATGATTCTTCTTCCACCTATCATGATCAGAGCCTGTTTGTTTTTACAGACACTGGTTTCGACTTCGGGCTGTTCAGGAAAACAGTGTGCCTGATGATCGACAAACATCCCATGCTGAGAACCGTCTTCAACCTGGCCGATTACAAAGAACCTGTGCAGATCGTGCTGAAACAGATAGGACCCGACATCAGCTACCAATACCCGGCAGGATTGGATAGCAAGGAAGCCCGGCAGGAATTCATTGCTGCTGCCATGGCCGCAGACAGGGCCAACCCTTTTGACCTGGAAACAGGCATGCCACTATGGCGTATGAAAATAGTGCAAACATCGCCTGCAGAGGTCTGTTTACTATGGCTCTTTCACCATGCTATTTTTGATGGCTGGAGTACTTCCTGCTTTATTACAGAATTGCACCAGGTCTACCACACCTTAAAAGCAGCACCAGGTTTTGTACCCGCCCCCCTCAGGAGCAGCTATAAGATCTACGTCATGGAACAATTGGCCTTCCGCCGTTCCGAAGAACACAGGGAATTCTGGAAAAAAGAACTGGCTGGCTATAAACGATATGCACTTAAGAACAAGATCGACGAAGCCGACCTGCAGGGATTCGTCCTGTATGCAGAAGACCTCGACACCGCTTTGCTTCACCAACTGAGAGAACAATCCAGGCAGCAAAATATCCCCGTAAAGATCATTTGCCTGGCGGCATATTTGTATACACTCAAACTATTGAGTTATGAGAATGAATTGCTCATAGGTGTCATGAGCAACAACAGACCCGTATGTGATGACGCTGAAAAGATACTGGGCTGTTTCCTCAACTCCATTCCTTTCAGGGTAACACTGGCTGCGCCCGCCACCTGGCTGCAGGTGATGCAGCAGGTAGACCGGCAACGCAATATCCTGTCAGCATATGAACAACTTTCCTTTTTTGAGATCGTAAAACTGTTTAGTAAGGATACCACCGATCAGAATCCTTTCTTTGATGTGACTTTTGACTTTGTGGATTTCAACCGCTACCAGGATTTCAGGCACCAGATCACCGATGAATATGAATACCTGTCAGATCTGAGCTTTGAGAAGACTAATGCCCTGCTTGATCTCATGATCTCTACTACACTGGACCGCTTCCAGGTATTCATCAGTTATGCAACACCCTTACTGACCCCGGAAAGGATCGCACAAATAGCTGCCTGGTTCAGGCGAATCCTGGAGAAAATGGCTTATGATCCCCAGGGGGCCATCCGGCATGAAGATCTGTACGATACGACTGCTGTACAACAATTGACCGGTGCATCCAATAATGATCATACCGGCATGCCCGCACCTGATTTTGTAGCCTTATTTGAGCAGCAGGTTCAGGCATCCCCAATGAAAACAGCCATTGCCGATGACCAGTTGGCTTTATCTTATACCGACCTCAACCGTTATGCTAATAAGATCGCTCATGCTCTATTATCCCGGCATGCCCGCCGCGAAGACCTGGTAATACTCTACTTCAACAGGGGATCATTTTTACTGGCTTCCATGATCGGCGTACTGAAAGCAGGCGCTGCATTTGTAGCCATCGACACAGAAACACCGGCCGAACGGCTTAAATATATGGTGGCCAACAGTCATGCCAGTATAATACTCTCCGAGGAAACCCTGGCCCCAAGGTTAAGAGACATGATGGACAACGGTTACCAGGAGATCATCGTGGTGGCCGATGGAAAGGCACTTTCCACACAGCTATCACAGCAGCCCGAGCACAATCCGGGCATCAGCCTGCTGGGCGATCAGACAGCCTATGTTATTTATACTTCCGGTTCCACCGGCACACCCAAAGGAGTCGTATTGCACCATGCCGGTTTGTCCAACCACCTCACCGCCGTAGTTGATTTCCTCGCATTGACAGCGAATGATGTAATGGCGCAAACAGCTTCCTGCAATTTCGATGTCAGTATCATGCAATTCCTGCTCTGCCTCACTGTAGGCGGGAAAACAGTCGTATTCAATAAGCAGCTGCAATTGCAGCCCGCTCTCTTTGTAACGAGACTGGCAGCAGAAAAGATCACCCTGGCCGAACTGGTGCCTTCGCACATCGATGCCATCCTCAATGCTTCGGAAGGAGGACTCGCTAACTGGCATTCCCTGAAATACCTGTTATCGACCGGCGAAGTGCTCACCGAAAGAACTGTCCGCAAATGGTACCAGGCCATGCCATATATTCCCCTCGTCAATGCGTATGGGCCGGCAGAAGCTTCTGATGATGTGACACTGTACATCGTACAGCCCGGCGACCAGGACCCTTTACCCGTTGGAAAGCCCTTACCCAATATCCAGGTATATATCATCGACCAAAACCACCAGCTATCTCCGCCGGGCATCACCGGAGAGATCGCTATAGCCGGTACCGCTGTAGGAAAGGGCTACTGGAATGAGCCGGCACTCACACAGGCTTCATTCATCAACAATCCCTTCAGCAGGTTGCAGGAAGGCAACAACGGTGGCGCCATCCTGTACAAGACCGGTGACCTGGGTTACTGGACCGAAGCAGGCGAGCTGGTAGTAAAGGGCAGGGTAGGGAATATGGTAAAGATCAGGGGCAACCGCATCGAACTAAGTGAAATAGAAAAACAGTTGGAGCAAGTGCCGGGTATTTTACAGGCCGTGGTGGCCGACAGGCTGGTGAATGAAGATACCGTCTTGTGCGCGTATTATACCACCGACCGCAGGATTGGCGCAGATGATATCCGCAATAAACTGCTAGCTTTTCTGCCCGGCTACATGCTGCCATCGTATTACATAGAGCTGAAGACCCTGCCGCTATTACCAAGCGGAAAGATCGACCGCGCAACCTTGCCGCCACCTGCTTACATCTCAGATGAAACACCGGAAACTGCCGAAGCCTTCACTGATATGGAGGAGGTAATACTCAAGGTGTGGAAAGAAGTACTGAACCAGCCCGGAACCATCAACCTAAAAGATAACTTCTTCGATATTGGCGGTCATTCGCTCAGTATGATCATGGTCAACAACAAACTCAACAAAGCATTGTCACGATCCGTGCCTGTGGTACAACTATTCAGGTACCCCACTATCAGGTCATTGGCACAGTACCTCGCCAAAGAAGCAGCACCAGCCATCCCGCAGGACAACATGAAAGATGCCGTGCAGCTGATGGACGATGCCATTGCTTTCTTCTCACAGGAATAA